The segment CCCGGATCCGGTCGCCATGGGAAAACTTCGTGCTATCGATGCCCGTGGGAATCACGTGAATCGGTACGGTCACCCCTCGGGAAGCTATTAGGTCACGCACACTCTCGCTCGGGGCCACCACGGCGGTACAGCGGTTTGCGAAGCGTGTTGCGACATCCGCGGCGAACTCGGCAGCCGCCTCACTTTGAATCGGCAGGTAGTGGGTGTAGTTCTCGTAGAGTGTGTGGTGGGTGAACAGGATGGGGACCTGACGGGACGCCGCCTCACGCAGCGCAGTATCTCCCAGGAGAAAAGGGTGGTGCGCATGAATGATGTCCGTCTTGAAGGTCGAGAGCCTGTCGGATAGCGTCGCCGCGAATGGAATACGCACCGAAAACTCACTGTCGTTAAAGTTGGTAAACGCCGGAATGCGCACGACCGAGCGTTCGATGGATTTGGGCGCGGCGCCCGCGGAGAATTCCGGAGCGACGACCAACACCCGGTGTCGGCGGCTTCGCTGACCCTCAAGTAGCGTTCGGACTGCGTGGGCGACCCCACCCACGTGGGGCAGAAAGGTGTTTGTGAAGTGGACAATTCTCATGAAGGCGAGACAGGCAGAGCAGGAGCGTGCATTTGAAACAGGCGCCCCCGCCGAAACAGGGACGCCTGTGTTGTCAGATCACCCGTCGCTGCCTCTCAAGAGTGGCGCCGACCGATGAAGAATCCTGCGCCGCCAGAGATGAGGGCGATTACTCCGAGAATGATCAGCCACATGCTCTTGTCGGTGGGCGTGCCCGTAGTGGCTTCGCTGATTTCCGAGGTCACTGAATCTGCAGCGTTGAGGCCGAAGAAAAGCAGGATGATGCCGACGATCAGGAGTGCGAGAGAGGTGAATTTGTTCATGGTGAGTGGTGGACGGAGGTTTATGGTCATGCAGCATCTGGCCGGTAGGCGGGATGATCCCGCAGGCCTTTGATCTCGTCGTGGGCGAGTTTAATGGCGATGCTCTGCGAATTAATCATTACGTGGTGGTCACCCGTGACGGCGGGATCAGCCAATGCCTTGCGGTAGGCCGCCACGGCTTCGTCTTCTCCCTCTTCGCATTGGCTCAGCAGCGCGTGCACCTCGTTTCTCAGAAGGGCCGCCTTGAGGCCGAGCCAGCCGCGGTACAGGGCTCCCGTGAGGGAGCCGTCCCGCACCGGGCAGCCGAGTCGGTCGATCGCCTGTTGCAGCTCATCGGCAAAATCGCCCCGCTGCCGAGAGAGGCGCGAAAAGAGCGCCTGCAGCTCGAGATCGGTGGTGCCTTCCGCGGCCGCCTTGTATCCGGCTTCCGCATCCCGGCAGACGGCGACAAGGCTGGAGAGCTGCGCAGCGAGCTCCTTGCGATTGTCTTCGGTGGGGGAGAGACTTGGCATGGCTGGCTTAGCTGCTCCGGCCGCGGATGACGCCAGAGAGAAGGGAAATCACGAGCAGGATAAGTGAGATGACGAACAGGATCTTCGCTATTCCCGCCGCGGTGCCGGCGATTCCGCCGAAACCGAGTACTGCGGCAATGATGGCGATGACAAGGAAGGTAAGGGTCCAGGATAGCATGGTGATGTGGGCTTTGTAGTTGTGGGTTGGATACCCTATCCGCAAGGAACGGACGGGAAGAGTTATGGATTTTAAGCGTTCGTGGTGCGGAGCTGCTCCTCGAGGCGCCTCAGTCTCCTTAAGCGGGCCTCAAGTTCCGCCCGCGCCGGGTTGTCGGTCCGCACGATGGACGAGGTCTCTGCGAATCGAGACAGGGCTCGGAGCTCCAGTGTTACAACCTCGAGCGCCTCGGCGGCGGATCGCGTGGAGGCCAGCGAAACGAAGGGGGTGGGGAAGTTCATCAGTGTGTCATGCGCGTCCACTCTGCGCGGAGATCGTCTACCATCGCGTCCCAGCGCGCCTTGGTGAAATCCTTCTTGAGTTCAGAGTAACGTTGCTTGAGTGCCTTCACCCGGCGTTTGGCGGAGTCGCGCTCCTCGCCCCGGGGCAAATCGCCAGCCTGGTCGGAGAGACGATCGATTTCCTTGTCCAACGCCTTGAGGGCGCCCTTTACCTCCTGCTTGTTGTCCGGAGAGGGATTGAGCCGGTAAACTTCGATATTGGCCAAGGCTTGGTTGGCCGGCAGGTTCAGAGCGGCGTAAGTGCGATCATTCCCGGTCGGAGCGCCAGATCCGTCGCGTGCAATTGCATCGGGAGGGGAAGCGGTCTGATCTCCGGTTCTTTTGGATGACCACGACGCGACCCGGGCGAACTCGGCACGTGAGTCTTCCATGAGCCGGTCGAATTCGCCCTGGTCATAGTTCTGCTTCAGTGCCTCCCGCCGCTGACGCAGGGTAGCCAATTCTGCCCGCGCCTGCTCGCGCTCCTCGGCAGTTGGCGCATTCTGGAGGCTATTCTCGATGTTATCCAAGCGCGAGTCCATCAACTTGGAAAGACCCTCGTCGCCTTCGTTACCGATCATTGCGGGCATGGGTGCAACGGCCGGAGGCTGAATGGTGGTGGGAGCCGCTGCTGGGACGCGGGAGTTATCGAGCACCGATTCGGAGGCCGGTTCGACTGTAGACGGGTCGACAGCGGACGCCGGGTCGGTAGCCTGCTCGGTACCGACCTGCGCGTGGGCATACAGTGCAGCCAAGGTGAATGCGGGGAGAGCGATCAGGTGTTGCGTCTTCATGCAACGTTAGTTGCACCCGACGTGCCATGGTTCACGGAGCTGAACGAAGTAGTGGGCTCACAACTACATATGTGGATGAATCGGTAAGTTCCCCGATACCCGGCGATCCGCATAATGCATATGGTAGGACCGGCCCAGGCTGCAAAACGCAACTTCCCGTCCCCATTAACACCATGCGAGTCCTTGTCGTGGATGATCAGCGCACCGTCCGGCTCAGTCTTTCCCAGGTCCTGGAAAAGGAGGGGCACCAAGCTGTCACGGCCGACAGCGGACGGGTGGCGCTGCTCAAACTCCAGGAGGACAACTTCGACTTGGTGCTACTCGACCTCCATCTTGATGGCGAGGCCGACGGGTTGGATTACGTTGCGAAGCTTCAGAAGCTCTCGCCCGGCTTGCCGGTGGTCGTCTGCACGGCGCAAAGCAGCATCGAATCAGCAGTTGAGGCGATGCGCCGCGGGGCGACCGACTACTTGGAAAAGCCTTTTACGCCTGAAGCCTTGCGCCAGGTGCTTGCCCGTGTCGACAAGGTCAATCGGCTCCGGCAGCGTCTCGCCAACCTCAGCGAGCAGGTTGCGCGCAGCAGTCCGCGGATTGATTTTGCGTCCACTGAACCCTCGATGCGATCGGTTCTTGATGTGGTCGATCGAGCGGCGGGCACGCGGGCGAGCATCCTTATCCTGGGAGAGAATGGCACCGGAAAGAGCCAGCTGGCTAAATACATACACGAATCGAGCCCCCTGCACGACGGACCCTTTGTCACGGTAAACTGCCCGTCGCTTTCCCGGGAATTGCTGGAAAGCGAGCTGTTTGGCCACGTGAAGGGTGCGTTCACCGGTGCAGTGAAGGATTACGCA is part of the Opitutaceae bacterium genome and harbors:
- a CDS encoding PA2169 family four-helix-bundle protein; its protein translation is MPSLSPTEDNRKELAAQLSSLVAVCRDAEAGYKAAAEGTTDLELQALFSRLSRQRGDFADELQQAIDRLGCPVRDGSLTGALYRGWLGLKAALLRNEVHALLSQCEEGEDEAVAAYRKALADPAVTGDHHVMINSQSIAIKLAHDEIKGLRDHPAYRPDAA
- a CDS encoding DUF3185 family protein, which gives rise to MNKFTSLALLIVGIILLFFGLNAADSVTSEISEATTGTPTDKSMWLIILGVIALISGGAGFFIGRRHS
- a CDS encoding DUF1328 domain-containing protein, which codes for MLSWTLTFLVIAIIAAVLGFGGIAGTAAGIAKILFVISLILLVISLLSGVIRGRSS